One window of the Candidatus Margulisiibacteriota bacterium genome contains the following:
- a CDS encoding PDGLE domain-containing protein, whose amino-acid sequence MRNLFLLSIAIVVLASFFASTHPDGLDYVAGSYNFANKGVERTALLNYSTAGIVGVVIILALFWGSVRLFKSNKGAVK is encoded by the coding sequence ATGAGAAACCTCTTTCTCCTCTCTATTGCCATTGTTGTTCTTGCCTCTTTTTTCGCTTCAACTCATCCTGATGGTCTTGATTATGTGGCGGGATCATACAACTTTGCCAACAAGGGGGTGGAACGGACCGCGCTATTAAATTATTCAACTGCGGGGATCGTTGGGGTGGTGATCATCCTCGCCCTGTTCTGGGGGAGTGTCCGTCTTTTTAAAAGTAATAAAGGAGCAGTTAAATGA
- a CDS encoding energy-coupling factor ABC transporter permease: protein MHIPDGFLDPKVSAGLLGGAALVLGYSLAKVRAAVTALVPAAVLATAGKKGGQILGRTRQMLTGEGERTIYKMGMVAALIFAAQMFNFPISGGTSGHLIGGVFAAVVLGPFAGSLVIAAVLAVQMFFFADGGLIAVGANIINMAAIGSIIGYYIYYLLKKIMPEWGAIALAAWSSVVLAALACSLELGISGTVPFAMVIPAMVKVHAVIGIAEALISLALVGSFRSMLKEEG from the coding sequence ATGCATATTCCAGACGGATTCCTTGATCCGAAAGTATCGGCCGGCCTGTTAGGCGGGGCGGCGCTGGTCCTTGGCTACAGCCTGGCAAAAGTCCGGGCGGCGGTGACCGCTTTGGTTCCGGCGGCTGTTTTGGCTACCGCTGGCAAAAAAGGGGGCCAAATCCTGGGTAGAACGCGGCAAATGCTGACCGGTGAAGGGGAACGGACGATCTATAAGATGGGGATGGTCGCGGCGCTGATCTTTGCCGCGCAGATGTTTAACTTCCCGATCAGCGGCGGGACTTCCGGCCACCTGATCGGTGGGGTGTTCGCGGCGGTGGTGTTGGGCCCGTTTGCCGGCTCGCTCGTCATCGCGGCCGTCCTGGCGGTCCAAATGTTCTTTTTTGCGGACGGCGGGTTGATCGCCGTCGGGGCCAACATTATCAACATGGCGGCTATCGGTTCGATCATTGGCTATTATATATATTATTTGCTCAAGAAGATTATGCCGGAGTGGGGGGCGATCGCTCTGGCCGCCTGGTCATCGGTTGTTCTAGCCGCCCTGGCTTGCTCGTTGGAACTGGGAATTTCCGGAACTGTTCCTTTTGCTATGGTAATTCCAGCGATGGTCAAAGTCCACGCGGTGATCGGGATCGCCGAAGCGTTGATCTCCCTGGCTTTGGTCGGATCGTTCCGCTCTATGTTGAAGGAGGAAGGATGA
- a CDS encoding glycosyltransferase family 2 protein, whose amino-acid sequence MRLSVIIGTYNQKEVLRQTLESLFRQTLASDQYEIQLVDSSSTDGTDQMVQELHPPCRFNYQRVENKGKTFARNLGIKAATGEIVFLTDADMVAKETLLEEHLKAHRKKMNTSFEGLTINPDGKPYIKSFIFPNSRLKWSYFLTGNLSLPKKIILEAGLFDERFKGYGWEDIELGYRLSRMKVPLYYLPGAVNYHHHPVSDAGMLERKFEMGRSAALFYKKHPNLTIKMFLGINPLAMGIYSLLKRSPKLLARVKSRYLLEEYQYRRGLEAGLQEFQ is encoded by the coding sequence ATGCGATTATCGGTTATTATTGGAACATATAACCAGAAAGAGGTTTTGCGGCAAACCCTCGAATCCCTTTTTCGCCAGACCCTCGCTTCCGATCAATATGAGATCCAGCTGGTCGACAGCTCCTCGACCGACGGGACCGACCAGATGGTTCAGGAACTCCATCCCCCCTGCCGCTTCAATTACCAGCGGGTGGAGAACAAAGGGAAAACTTTTGCCCGCAACCTGGGGATCAAGGCGGCAACCGGCGAGATCGTTTTCCTGACCGACGCCGACATGGTCGCAAAAGAAACACTGCTAGAGGAGCACCTGAAGGCCCATCGGAAGAAAATGAACACTTCGTTTGAAGGTTTGACGATCAATCCGGACGGCAAGCCGTATATCAAGTCTTTTATTTTTCCCAACTCCCGGCTTAAGTGGTCATACTTTCTGACCGGCAACCTCTCTCTCCCCAAAAAGATCATCCTGGAAGCAGGGCTTTTTGACGAACGGTTCAAAGGTTACGGCTGGGAAGATATTGAGCTCGGCTACCGGCTCTCCCGGATGAAGGTCCCGCTCTATTACCTCCCCGGCGCGGTTAATTACCACCATCACCCGGTCAGCGACGCCGGGATGCTGGAGCGCAAGTTTGAAATGGGACGCTCCGCCGCCCTCTTTTACAAAAAGCATCCCAATCTAACGATTAAAATGTTCCTGGGGATAAACCCGCTGGCAATGGGGATTTACTCCCTGCTAAAGAGGAGCCCCAAGCTCCTGGCCCGGGTCAAATCACGCTACCTGCTGGAGGAGTATCAATACCGGCGGGGCTTAGAAGCCGGACTCCAG